One Engystomops pustulosus chromosome 7, aEngPut4.maternal, whole genome shotgun sequence DNA window includes the following coding sequences:
- the TNFAIP8L2 gene encoding tumor necrosis factor alpha-induced protein 8-like protein 2: METFSSKDLALQAQKKILSRMASKSMVNMFIDETSSEVLDELYRVSKEYTKNKTESQKVIKNLIKIAVKIGVLYRHNRFSPEELVLATDFKNKLHNGAMTAISFYEVEFTYEKDVLPDILTECKNLLLRLVDKHLTPKSHARIQHVFNHFANKEMLSQLYDPNGSMKPHLQKICQGMNKLIDDGKL; encoded by the coding sequence ATGGAGACCTTCAGTTCGAAAGATCTTGCCCTTCAGGCACAAAAGAAAATCTTGAGTCGCATGGCCAGCAAATCCATGGTGAACATGTTCATCGATGAGACAAGTAGTGAGGTCCTGGATGAACTGTACAGAGTGTCCAAAGAATACACCAAAAACAAAACCGAGTCTCAAAAAGTCATCAAGAACCTGATCAAGATTGCGGTGAAAATCGGCGTCTTGTATCGTCACAATCGCTTCAGTCCCGAGGAACTGGTCCTGGCGACAGATTTTAAGAACAAGCTTCACAACGGAGCGATGACGGCCATAAGTTTCTACGAGGTAGAGTTTACTTACGAGAAGGATGTGCTGCCCGACATCCTCACCGAATGCAAAAACTTGCTCCTACGCCTCGTCGACAAGCACCTGACTCCCAAGTCCCATGCCCGTATCCAGCACGTGTTCAACCACTTCGCGAACAAAGAAATGCTCAGTCAACTCTACGACCCCAACGGATCTATGAAGCCCCATTTACAGAAAATCTGCCAGGGAATGAACAAATTGATTGACGATGGAAAACTTTGA
- the SCNM1 gene encoding sodium channel modifier 1 isoform X1 produces MSFKREGDDSSQLNVLKKRRVADLLSSFIPEDEALLLKNGQYACTVCHHRPVFHTIDMLSVHRGGKKHVTCLQNFYKKKAAHRNEVQKRRHEEYVRAEEAGEQRPAPLLEQTRKITQHALLKSAPYNSCCTRKRAGEGRGKDSSSKAEDPPQSLSSPGTTQPDLPPTTAETTCPEPRSRSTGICKPSHTKKNGKKKKPSEMQEDVGDDPERRRVMEHYLSLRSSGWIPDGTGKWIKDENVEFDSDEEEPPALPPPP; encoded by the exons ATGTCGTTTAAACGGGAAGGGGACGATAGCAGCCAGCTAAACGTATTAAAG aAAAGACGAGTGGCGGATTTATTGTCCAGTTTCATCCCGGAGGACGAGGCGCTTCTCCTGAAGAATGGACA GTACGCCTGCACCGTGTGTCACCACAGACCGGTCTTCCATACCATCGATATGTTATCCGTGCACCGGGGAGGAAAGAAGCATGTGACCT GTCTGCAGAACTTCTACAAGAAGAAGGCGGCTCATCGTAACGAGGTCCAGAAGCGCCGGCACGAGGAGTATGTCCGGGCGGAGGAGGCCGGGGAACAG cgcccggctcctcttctggaaCAGACCAGGAAGATTACCCAGCATGCATTGCTGAAGTCTGCACCGTACAACAGCTGCTGCACCAGGAAAAG GGCAGGAGAGGGAAGAGGGAAGGACAGTTCTTCTAAGGCCGAGGACCCTCCCCAATCCTTGTCTTCTCCAGGGACTACTCAGCCAGACCTACCCCCAACCACAGCAGAGACCACCTGTCCTGAGCCGAGGAGCCGCTCTACAG GAATCTGTAAACCGTCTCACACAAAGAAAAATGGTAAGAAGAAGAAACCTTCAGAAATGCAGGAAGATGTGGGTGATGACCCTGAGAGACGGCGAGTGATGGAGCATTACCTGTCTCTGCGGAG CTCCGGGTGGATTCCGGATGGGACAGGAAAGTGGATAAAAGATGAAAATGTGGAATTTGACTCTGACGAGGAAGAACCTCCCGCACTGCCGCCGCCGCCATGA
- the LYSMD1 gene encoding lysM and putative peptidoglycan-binding domain-containing protein 1 → MASRDGDSGLLRGSRTRSYGSLVQSPYSPARVRKVEHLVQPGDTLPGLALKYGVTMEQIKRENRLYTNDSIFLKKYLSIPVLAEQPDLTNGGHHAEGSGTGGENNAHKEEGKANRPQRSMSVDARKDEVTAIDFMSKLDTRIRVSKRAAVKKMRDVESPAQEGDSTEVTVGYQDPRLPGSPQTAQRSRLGPVPLTVTTRATILRDREDEIFKL, encoded by the exons ATGGCCTCCAGAGATGGGGACTCAGGGCTGCTGCGGGGCTCCAGGACGCGCTCCTATGGCAGCCTGGTCCAATCACCGTACTCTCCGGCCCGCGTCAGGAAGGTGGAACATCTGGTGCAACCAGGGGACACGCTCCCGGGGCTGGCTCTCAAGTATGGAGTCACG ATGGAGCAGATCAAGAGGGAAAATCGACTCTACACCAACGACTCAATATTCCTCAAAAAATACCTCAGCATCCCTGTCTTGGCCGAACAACCGGACCTGACCAACGGCGGGCACCATGCAGAGGGTTCAGGTACCGGGGGGGAGAATAACGCACACAAGGAGGAGGGGAAGGCGAACCGCCCTCAACGCAGTATGTCCGTGGACGCCCGCAAGGACGAGGTCACCGCAATCGACTTCATGAGCAAACTGGACACCAGAATTCGTGTTTCCAAGAGGGCAGCGGTCAAGAAGATGCGAGATGTGGAGTCCCC AGCACAAGAAGGTGACTCCACCGAAGTAACGGTTGGCTACCAAGACCCGAGACTCCCGGGCTCTCCCCAAACTGCGCAGCGCTCCCGCCTCGGACCCGTCCCCCTCACCGTCACCACCCGGGCAACGATTCTTAGAGATCGAGAAGATGAGATATTTAAACTCTGA
- the SCNM1 gene encoding sodium channel modifier 1 isoform X2, translating into MDSRYACTVCHHRPVFHTIDMLSVHRGGKKHVTCLQNFYKKKAAHRNEVQKRRHEEYVRAEEAGEQRPAPLLEQTRKITQHALLKSAPYNSCCTRKRAGEGRGKDSSSKAEDPPQSLSSPGTTQPDLPPTTAETTCPEPRSRSTGICKPSHTKKNGKKKKPSEMQEDVGDDPERRRVMEHYLSLRSSGWIPDGTGKWIKDENVEFDSDEEEPPALPPPP; encoded by the exons ATGGACAGTAG GTACGCCTGCACCGTGTGTCACCACAGACCGGTCTTCCATACCATCGATATGTTATCCGTGCACCGGGGAGGAAAGAAGCATGTGACCT GTCTGCAGAACTTCTACAAGAAGAAGGCGGCTCATCGTAACGAGGTCCAGAAGCGCCGGCACGAGGAGTATGTCCGGGCGGAGGAGGCCGGGGAACAG cgcccggctcctcttctggaaCAGACCAGGAAGATTACCCAGCATGCATTGCTGAAGTCTGCACCGTACAACAGCTGCTGCACCAGGAAAAG GGCAGGAGAGGGAAGAGGGAAGGACAGTTCTTCTAAGGCCGAGGACCCTCCCCAATCCTTGTCTTCTCCAGGGACTACTCAGCCAGACCTACCCCCAACCACAGCAGAGACCACCTGTCCTGAGCCGAGGAGCCGCTCTACAG GAATCTGTAAACCGTCTCACACAAAGAAAAATGGTAAGAAGAAGAAACCTTCAGAAATGCAGGAAGATGTGGGTGATGACCCTGAGAGACGGCGAGTGATGGAGCATTACCTGTCTCTGCGGAG CTCCGGGTGGATTCCGGATGGGACAGGAAAGTGGATAAAAGATGAAAATGTGGAATTTGACTCTGACGAGGAAGAACCTCCCGCACTGCCGCCGCCGCCATGA